Genomic DNA from Candidatus Koribacter versatilis Ellin345:
GATTGCGCAGTCCGACGACCCGCCGGATCTGATCCTGCTCGACGTGGTGATGGCCGGATTGGATGGTTACGGAGTGTGCCGGCAGCTGAAGGCAAATTCGCGGACACGCCACATACCGTTCCTGTTTCTTACCAGTAAATCCACGCCGGAGGACGAACGCGTGGGACTGGAACTGGGCGCGGTGGACTATATAAGGAAGCCGATCGATCCGGTAATCCTGTTCGCGAGACTGAAGACACACCTTGCGACGGGGGCGGCGAAAACATCGCATTCCGAGGCATCCCAGGCTGACCAGCATGGGCGCGAAAAAGAGATTGAGCAGGATTTAGCCGCGATGATCCTGACATCGCTGGCCGAGAGCCGCGACGCCACAACGGCCAACCATGCACTTCGGATACAGCGGTACGTGAAGGTACTGGCGGAGGCATTGGCGGGGCATCCGCGGTTTTCGGCGCTGGCAGCCGATCGGGCGATCGAGGTGATTTACCGTGCTGCCGTCCTGTACGACGTGGGAAAAATCGGCGTTCCCGAAACCATCTTGCTGAAGCCATGCGCGTTGCTTGCCGGCGAGTGGGAGGTAATGACCGGGCATACGACGATCGCGGCGCGGGCCATTGAGCGCGCGCAAGAAGTGGTCGGGAAGGGCAGTGAGTTTTCGCGGATCGCGAAGGAGATGGCGCTCTGTCACCACGAGAAATGGAACGGCAAGGGGTATCCGCAAGGACTTTCGGGGGACGATATACCGGTCGCCGCAAGGCTGGTGGCGATTGCCGATGTGTACGACGCGTTGACTCGCCGGCGGACCTACAAAGACGCTATCAGCCACGAAGAGGCGGTAGCGGAGATCCGGCGCGGTCGGGGGGCAGAATTCGATCCCGAAGTCGTAGATGCATTCGTCGCGGTGAGTGAAGAGATGCGGGCGATTGCACGGCGTTTTCCGGTACCGGCAGAGGATTGATCGGACTCGGCACCGTGGGTAAATGGCCGAGTTTTGAAACGGTTTAGCACTACCGTGCCATACAAGAATTCGTACCGCTTCAAGTATCGTTGATCGATGAGCAGTGGTGACCTTCGAGTGGTCGTACTCGACGATCAAACCTTCCGGGCCGAATGCCAAGTTTGCGGTGAATCGATTCACGGAAAGACGTTTATCGAACTGGTTCAATTCGAGAATGAGCACACCGGGACGTGTCTCGGGCGTTCGATAGCGGCGGACTGAAGAGATCTCAAGATCGCGAGATATCTGCACCCGGGCTAGTTTTTTGCTTTTATCGCGGCCACTATGGCGTCAGCGATCTTGCGGTCGTCCGTCAAAGACGGATGGTAGTTGCAGCCCGTCACTTCTAATTCCTTCACTGGCACAACTGAAATCTGTTTCTCTCCCGCGGAACGAACGCGGTCGGCGACCTTTTGGACTTCGGCGAGGATTTCACCGTCAGACATCTCGGTTGCCCAGAGGATGAAGTAGGCCTTGGGATTCCTGGCGCGGAGTTGGTGGAGAAATTCGGCGTAGGTCTGCTCGTAGTCGGCGTGAAGTTCGTCGCGGGTCTTCCATTTTTCGCCGGCGTGGAGTGGGGTGCTGAAATCGTTGGTGCCGAGGGAGACCACGATGACCTGCGGACGCCAGTCGGGATTATCGTAGCGCGAGGTATGGTCGAGAAGGGTGAAGGGATAGGCGGCGGGGAGGGTATCTCCGGGAAAGCCGTTGTAGTTGCGAACGATACCGCGGCCGGAAATTGCGTTGACCTGGTAGTCGGCATGGAAGGGACGTGCGACCAGAGGCGCGATGCCTTGCGAAGTGTCAGTGGTAGCCCAGACTTCGTCTTCCGTACATTCACGTTTGGGTGAGGTGTTGCCGTAGCCGACGGTGTGCGAGTCGCCGATGAACTCGATCTGGAGTGGATAGGAGTGCGGTGTGTCCGGCTTGGCAGAGCGCGGCGCGAAGAATCCGTCGAACGAAGTTGGGCCGGCCTGGCTTTCGGTGATGACTTCAAGGCGGAGATCGTGATGCTTGTTGGTGAGTCCGCGAATGACATAGAGGCCGGGTGCGGGCTTGGTGAGTGACTGGGAAGATTGGTCAAGGGTGATCTTGAGGATGGCGTCGCCGGAGCCGAGTTTGAAATAGACGTCCGGGCCGATGAAGGCGGTATCGAAGTAAGTGCCGGGCCATTGACGTTCGTACGACGGAGCAGATTCGGCGCCGCGCTGGAGGACGCGTCCGCCGATGTGCATGGGGAGAACGTGGAGACCAGTCTTCTCGCTGGAGGATACGGGAGAGATTTGGAACTTCACCGGTGGCGCTGCGACAGTGAAGGAAGTAAGCGCGAGGATGAGGGCAAGAAGTCGGGAGATCAACTGGCCTCCGAGGGTGGTCGTTGAGATTGTCGCCGAAGGTTGATGGCGGTCGCAAGAACTCCGTATGACCCAAAAGAGATGATCGGAGGATGACGTATAGGAATTAGCGGGTCTTGTGGGTAGTCTCAATTTGTACTAAGGTACGCAGCACGCTTTGGTTGTGGAGCGCTGGGTATTGCGATGCCGGTGAAAGTAGAAGTTGACCGTAGCCGCAGACTTGCGAAACGCACGTATATCGGCGTAGTTACGGCGTCAGAGCTGCTCGATAGTATTCACGAATACAGGTCTGCGCCTGAGTTCGATCCCTCCTTTAATGAGCTGATGGACTTCCGTGAAGTTGACAGGATTGACGCGTCAATTGACGACATTCGTTTGTGTGCGCTGCGAGCGGTGCCGTTTGCGAATACTTCGAAGCGGGTGATCCTGGCACCACAGCCTCTGGTGTTTGGGCTGGCGCGGATGTACCAGATCATCGGCGAAGATATCCATCCCAATGTTTATGTGGTGAAGACAGAAGAAGACGCGTTCCGGACTTTAGAGCGTACGGAAGTTGCGTAGTAGTTATTCGCGCGGCCCTTTCTGGGTAGCGCCTTTCCAGGTGTGTCCACATGAAGAACACCGCCAGCGATTAGCGCCGAGCGGTACCGGAACTCCGAGCAGCATGGTGCTGCCGTAGGCGATCGGTTTATCGAGCGATTCATAGCTGATGTCGAGGGAATCGCACTGCGGGCAGCGTGGCTGCTCATACATACCGACGCCTTCCACATCGAAATCTTCAGGGATGGGTTGCGCGAGGATCTCGCGGGCGATGTCGGCGTCGGCCGGGGGAACTGCGAGTTTTACGCCTCCGAGCAAGTTGGAAATGAACCAGTCGATCCGGACCATGTTGTCGTCGACGAGCGAAGTTGCGAGACCTGCGGAATCGAGTTGTCCTTTGGCGAGCAGGGCCTCGTGCAAGTTCAGAAAACTCGCAACCACGACGGGGCGTTCAGATTCCCATTGACCGTGAGAGATATCGGGAACGTTGATACCACGGCGAGCGAGTTCGGACTGTAGCGCCTGCTGCGCGCCAGCAGTGAGTTCGTGAATGTCCTGCGCGAGGAGATCGAGTTCTCCGTCTGACATTCCGCGATAGCGATCGATGAGGTCACTCATTTTGAAGTTCATTTTAGAGGATCGCGGGGGCGAACGGAGAGGCGAGTTCCTCGTGGTTCGAAGGGATACCAGGAAGCATCGTCGAGTGCTTCTCCCGATGCGGGAAATCAAACGAAGGTAACCCGTGATGCACCGTGTCTAGTCGCTTTGCGAGGGTTAGACTCAGCCTCGAACTCCCCCAACTCTGCTGTCGTGACGCGCTACGGGCCGGGTCTGCTTGAGTGGGGGATCGCCTGCCGCGCCCCTCAGCCTCTGGAGCGCGCGGATGAGACGACATCATGCAGTTGTTTTCATACTTCTCTTAACCCTGGTCAGTTCGTTAGCAGCAGTCACATCGGGTACACCGGCCACCATCACCAGCCCAACTCCGGGCACAAAACTTTCGAGTACGAGTGCCACGTTCCAGTGGACGACCGGCACGAATGTCACGAGCTACTCGTTGTATGTCGGTACGACGCGCGGCGCCCACGACATTTACTTCATCAACACAGGTACGGGTTTGAGTGCTTCGGTCAACAATCTTCCAGCAAATGGCGGGACGTTCTACGTCGTGTTGAACTCGCTGATCGGCGCGGCGTGGCAACAGGTTTCGTACACATACATTGCGATGGGCAGTGGCACGGCGGCTTCAATTACGGGGCCGATTTTGGGAGCGAAGCTGACGACCGGTACGCAGTTGTTCCAGTGGAGCGGCGGCGCAGGGATCTCACAGTACTCGCTGTATATCGGGAACACGCGTGGGGCGCACGATATTGCGTTCATTAATGCAGGGACGTCAAGCTCGTACGACGTGACTGGACTTCCGACGGATGGGCGGACGTTCTATGTGACGCTGTACAGCCTGAACGGAAGCACGTGGCTCGCGAAGAGCTACAGCTACGTCGCCTCGGGAAATGGTGTGGCGGCTGCGATGACGAGCCCCGCGACGGGTGCGAAGTTGGCGAGCGGCACGCAGTTGTTCCAGTGGAGCGGCGGCGTAGGCATTTCGCAATACTCGCTGTACATCGGTACAGTGCGCGGCGGCCACGACATTGCGTTCGTCAACGCGGGGATAGCCAGTTCGTACAACGTGACAGGCCTACCGACGAATGGCGAGACGTTTTACGTCACGCTATACAGCTTGAACGGGAACACGTGGTTGGCGAAGAGCTATACGTACTACTCGAGTGGCGCTGGAACGGCTGCGTATATCACCTCGCCCTCGCCGGGATCGCAGTTCAGCGGGACGAGCGCGACCTTCTCATGGATGGGAGGAGCGGGAATCTCGCAATACAGTTTGTATGTGGGAACGACAGCTGGCGCGCACGATATCGCGTTCGTGAATGCAGGATTGAGCACGTCGGCTAACGTGACTGGACTGCCGAACGGCGGCCAGACGATCTACGTGACGCTGAGCTCGCTGAATGGGAACACGTGGCTCAGCAACAAGTACACCTATCAAGCCAGTGGCATAACGCTGCAGTTCAACACGAGTACGAAAGACATTGCCAGCGGACTCATCAACTACGCGTACGCGACGTACTTCGATGTGAGCGGCGGCAGTCATCCGTACACGTTTGCGATTGCATCAGGCAGTGCGCCGACAGGCGTGGTGTTCTCGGGGACAGCTCCAGGGATGCTGGCGGGAACTCCCACTGCCTCCGGAAACTTCACATTCACAGTGAAGGTAACGGATAGCAATAACAACTCGATTACCAGCCCGAGCTTCACGATTCCAATCAGCGCTGGACCGAACGGCGCGCATAACTCCTACGTAAATGGACGCTACATCTGCACGTATGAGGGATACGTGGATAGTGACACCTCGCGGATCGCAACACTGATGAGCCTCGCGATTGACGGCGCGGGGCATGTTACGAGCGGCGTTTATGACTCGAATGGTCGGAGCACAGGGCTGCTCAATGGAAGCGTGAGCGGGAGCTATAACCTTGGCGGCGACAACAACGGGACGATCACGCTTTCGATCGGAAGCAAGACGCTGAAGTTCGGGATGATGGGGAACAATGTCGGTGGCAGCAGCGTGAGCCAATTCGACATCGCACAAATTGACGATGTTGGATCTGCAGCTCCCGGCCAGCATGGCGGCGGAGTGTGCAGCAAAGCGACGACTTCGGCATTCTCTAACACCACGATGGATGGAAAGAGCTTCGCGTTCACACAGCACGGGGAAAACGGAAATGGGATCCCGCGCGCTCTCGCCGGAAGGTTTACGCTGACCGCAAGCGGTTCGAACCTGACGATCACCGGAGGGCAGGCCGACCAAGCGGATGGATCGTCTACTTTGAGGGCGATTCTGTTTGGAGGCAGCTACACCGAACCCGGTTCCACGGGCCGGTTCACAATCACTGTCAATCAGACTTCTCCGACGACGGACACCAGCTACGCAGTTGGCTATGTGATCGATGCAAATCACATGGCATTTTTGAATGCTGACAGCGGGAAGGCGCAAGTTGGGGAGATGTACAAACAGCAGCAGGCGTCGTATTCGGCGGCGAACCTGAATTCGAGTTTCGTGATGCGCGACCTGGAATGGGCACTCGACGGGAGCGGCGGGCTGCAATGGAACAGGGCGCAGATCATGCAAGGAACAGGTGCCGGCGGTTCAGGCAGCACCGCCAGCATTACCATCAACCAGAGCTTCACCAACGACGCAGATTCGACGGGGAGCGAGTACAAGGTCGGAGACTCGAACGGAACCGCGACATTCACGGTTAGCTCGAATGGCAGAATGGCGATGAATGACGCGAATCAGGTGACCGTCGCGTACTTGTACGACAACAATTCTGCATTCGGAGTTAGTGGGGGACAGAATGTCGGGTCGGGGCTGTATGGAGTCGCGTTCAATTACATTGAACCGCAAATGGCGACAACACCGGGGTCGGGATCGTATCTCAGCACAGTCGTGCCCCGGATTGAGCCTGAAGGGAACATCAACGTCGACCTGGTGACGCTGGGCAGCGGCACGATTGCGGGTATCGGTGATGGCGGAGCCGCGGGGGGCATGGATTACGCGAGCCCGTTCAGCGGGACCTTCACGACGAGCTCGTATGGTGCGTTCTACATATCTTCGGGTGGCGAGCAAGTCACTAGCTGTTTTGTGGTGAGTTCGACGCGCGTGGTTTGCATTGACGATACGACCAGGAACCCATCGGTATCAGTGAGCGTGAAGTAGGTAACGAGAAAATCCCCACCCTGACTTGAGTGTTTGACGGGTCTCGGTGGGGATTTTTGCGCCGAGAGGTCGTCCTGTCGCGACTTCGGCTGGTGCCGGTTTCGGAGAAATGAGGATTGTGCAAGTTACTTTTCTGTCCGTTCGACAGTTGCGCAACTGTCCAAGTAGCCACGCGGCGGGGGGTACCAAAGACTGTTTGCCCAAGGGCAACAACTCGGGCTACTGTTGCGCAACTTGCTACTCGCAGTAGTAGCCACGAAAGCGCTGCTCGTCGCAGTCAAGAACATTCCCCAGTAGCCCCAAGTTCCGGTCGTCACAAGTCCCCGATCAGTTTTTGAACACAAAGGATGGCAACATGAAAAAGCACCTAGTCGGCTTTTGTCTTGCCGCGTCATTGTGTGGGCTGGCAGTTGCGCAGAATGCAGCCCCCGCGACCTCGTCCCAACAGGAGGTCGTGCCACGATTGATCCGCTTCTCAGGTCAACTGAAAGACGATGCCGGCAAAGCGATGTCAGGCACCGTCGGGATTACGTTCACACTTCATAAAACCCAAAATGACAATGCCGCGCTATGGATCGAGACGCAGAACGTGAAACTCGATAGCGAAGGCAAATACACCGTATTACTTGGTTCTACCAAATCCACAGGAGTTGCGGCGGAGTTGTTTATCAGCGGCGAAGCGCAGTGGCTGGGCGTTCGCGTGGAAGGGAAGGCGGAACAACCGCGGGTGTTGATGGTGAGCGTGCCTTACGCGTTGAAGGCGAAGGAAGCAGAGACGTTGGCGGGACATTCCGCGACAGAGTTCGTGACGTCCGACAAGCTTACGACCGTAGTGAAAGAGCAGATGCAGCAGAACGGCGCGACGGTGAAGAAGGACGGAACCGGCGTTAAAGGAAATGTGCTTTCCTCGACCGCGACGAATTTCACCGACACTACGACCAACCAGGTTGTTCTGGTGACGCAGAAAGGAACGGGCGCGGCGCTTTCTACCACGAGTCCGGGCGCCAGCATCACGGCGTACAGCACAGGGGCCAACACGGCGGCGAACGCGCTGTATGCGCAGGCAGTGGCGCCGAGTGGGAATGCTGTGTACGGAAACGAAACCGCGGCTACTGGAACAGGCGCTGGAGTACTTGGCCGCTCACTTTCGGTGTCCGGGTACGGTGTGTATGGCGTGAACGCTGCGACGACAGGAACGGCGGTCGGCATTCGCGGAACGTCGGCATCGAGCGGCGGCATCGGCGTGTATGGAACTGAGACGGCGACAACGGGAACCGCAACGGGCATCTACGGCACAACGGCATCGCCAGCCGGCTTCGGGATGGAAGGCATCAACCTGGCGACGACGGGGTCGGCGGTGGGCGGCTTCGCGCGTTCTGCTTCGACGTCAGGTGTGGGCCTTCGCGGTTACGCGAGTTCTGCGACCGGCACGACGACCGGTGTGTTGGCACAGGTCGCGAGCTCTTCGGGAACCGCAGCAATACTGCAAAACACAGCCAGCGGAGCTCTTCTCCAAGGCCAATCTGGTTCTGGATTAACGACCGTGTTCTCGATCGACGGCAGTGGAAATTTCAACGCGAACGGTGAATTCTTCTCACCGAATTCGCTTGTGAATGTCGGGTGGGGATACTTCGCGCCGACACCTTTGAACTTCTACGCCATGGAGGCAATCAGCACGAGCAATGCCTCCGGACATCCAACCGCGATCATCAAGAACAACGACAACACGAATGCCGGCAGCCAGGCGTTGGAAGTGGACGGGCCGGGATTTGGCGGCCAGTGCACGATTGACGTGAGTGGAAACCTGTTCTGCACCGGAACACTCGCTCCCGTGATAGCCGGTCCGAACGGCCAGAAGACGGCGCTGTACACCAT
This window encodes:
- a CDS encoding HD-GYP domain-containing protein encodes the protein METLRDQSRATLLIVDDSADDVALVSDILKDQYRVKVATNGVRALKIAQSDDPPDLILLDVVMAGLDGYGVCRQLKANSRTRHIPFLFLTSKSTPEDERVGLELGAVDYIRKPIDPVILFARLKTHLATGAAKTSHSEASQADQHGREKEIEQDLAAMILTSLAESRDATTANHALRIQRYVKVLAEALAGHPRFSALAADRAIEVIYRAAVLYDVGKIGVPETILLKPCALLAGEWEVMTGHTTIAARAIERAQEVVGKGSEFSRIAKEMALCHHEKWNGKGYPQGLSGDDIPVAARLVAIADVYDALTRRRTYKDAISHEEAVAEIRRGRGAEFDPEVVDAFVAVSEEMRAIARRFPVPAED
- a CDS encoding SGNH/GDSL hydrolase family protein; this encodes MISRLLALILALTSFTVAAPPVKFQISPVSSSEKTGLHVLPMHIGGRVLQRGAESAPSYERQWPGTYFDTAFIGPDVYFKLGSGDAILKITLDQSSQSLTKPAPGLYVIRGLTNKHHDLRLEVITESQAGPTSFDGFFAPRSAKPDTPHSYPLQIEFIGDSHTVGYGNTSPKRECTEDEVWATTDTSQGIAPLVARPFHADYQVNAISGRGIVRNYNGFPGDTLPAAYPFTLLDHTSRYDNPDWRPQVIVVSLGTNDFSTPLHAGEKWKTRDELHADYEQTYAEFLHQLRARNPKAYFILWATEMSDGEILAEVQKVADRVRSAGEKQISVVPVKELEVTGCNYHPSLTDDRKIADAIVAAIKAKN
- a CDS encoding beta strand repeat-containing protein, which codes for MRRHHAVVFILLLTLVSSLAAVTSGTPATITSPTPGTKLSSTSATFQWTTGTNVTSYSLYVGTTRGAHDIYFINTGTGLSASVNNLPANGGTFYVVLNSLIGAAWQQVSYTYIAMGSGTAASITGPILGAKLTTGTQLFQWSGGAGISQYSLYIGNTRGAHDIAFINAGTSSSYDVTGLPTDGRTFYVTLYSLNGSTWLAKSYSYVASGNGVAAAMTSPATGAKLASGTQLFQWSGGVGISQYSLYIGTVRGGHDIAFVNAGIASSYNVTGLPTNGETFYVTLYSLNGNTWLAKSYTYYSSGAGTAAYITSPSPGSQFSGTSATFSWMGGAGISQYSLYVGTTAGAHDIAFVNAGLSTSANVTGLPNGGQTIYVTLSSLNGNTWLSNKYTYQASGITLQFNTSTKDIASGLINYAYATYFDVSGGSHPYTFAIASGSAPTGVVFSGTAPGMLAGTPTASGNFTFTVKVTDSNNNSITSPSFTIPISAGPNGAHNSYVNGRYICTYEGYVDSDTSRIATLMSLAIDGAGHVTSGVYDSNGRSTGLLNGSVSGSYNLGGDNNGTITLSIGSKTLKFGMMGNNVGGSSVSQFDIAQIDDVGSAAPGQHGGGVCSKATTSAFSNTTMDGKSFAFTQHGENGNGIPRALAGRFTLTASGSNLTITGGQADQADGSSTLRAILFGGSYTEPGSTGRFTITVNQTSPTTDTSYAVGYVIDANHMAFLNADSGKAQVGEMYKQQQASYSAANLNSSFVMRDLEWALDGSGGLQWNRAQIMQGTGAGGSGSTASITINQSFTNDADSTGSEYKVGDSNGTATFTVSSNGRMAMNDANQVTVAYLYDNNSAFGVSGGQNVGSGLYGVAFNYIEPQMATTPGSGSYLSTVVPRIEPEGNINVDLVTLGSGTIAGIGDGGAAGGMDYASPFSGTFTTSSYGAFYISSGGEQVTSCFVVSSTRVVCIDDTTRNPSVSVSVK